TCGTTATTGTCAGGCTcacaacatttatataattttcttttcttggatGTAAGCGGGATTCCACTTGTCACAGACAAATAGTGCActtgtacaaaataaatatgccaGCTTATATTTGAATCAGTCAAGTCATACAGTATCGGTTCTGAGCAGAGTATTTAAAGCCTGGCTTCTATACAGTCGATTCTTTAGGGGTGTCCTTGGCGTTCTTGCAGCCGTACAGCCATTTGATGACCCTTGCGTTCCTCTCAATCACGGACACGACCGAGGGCACCTGCTCAGTCAGCTCCTCCTCAAAGAGCCCCTCACCCGAGTGCCGCGAGAATTCACTGGCTTCGGACCCCCCCGCGCTGACGCTGCGCAGAATCACAGACACCGTGTCCGAGCTGGTCGTGAAGAAGTTCTCCAGCCCGAGACGGTCAACCATCTCCAGGTCCAGCCCGCAGTAGTTGAAGAACCTTTCTTTCTCAGACAAGGCCAGCGAGTACCGTAACCAGAGGTCTGATTTGGACCGTTGAAGGCCCTTGTGTCTCAAAATGGCAGGTTGTCCAGTCTCCACCAGCACAGTTCCATTTCTCCTAGTCCTCTCCAGAGTCTGAGGGCTTTTGGGAACCACAAAagcctctccctctgtctcggGCAAGCCTTTAGGTACGCGCTCTTCCCTTTCCGCATTGGGTATCTCTCTCTCATTGGCCCATGACATGCGCGACTCCTCCTCTTTGGGGGGGGTCTTCTCCTCATTGATGATCATTTTCGGCGGGATCTCCATCCCTCCAGTTTTCTCTCGCATGGAGCCCTGGAACAGCCTCCTGACAAAGCTGTACCCTTTGGTCTCGCTGCCCCCTGAGGTCTTGCACTCCCGCTTCTGCCGGTAGATGACCAGAGAGTCCGGCCTTAGCATCCGCTTGCCGCTCCCGCCACTCCTCCGCAGGACGGGGTTGTTCGGTGGGGTAGGAGGGGTGGTGGGGGTGTTCTTGGCGTTGTTACGGTtactctcctcctcttccacgTTCTGGTTCTCCTTCTTGCCCTCGGGGTCCTGGGAGGCGTCTTCTTTTTCATGTCTGAGGTTGAAGGGTCTCGTCATCAGGGCTGGGGGTGCGGAGTAGGGTACAGTGAGCGGCCTCCTGGGCGGCAGGGGTACGGACGCGCAGGGGACTGTCAAGGGTCTTCTGGGCTGAGGAGGCGGGGTGGTGCAGGGCACAAGGACAGGCTCTTGTTTGGTATTCATCACCTGTTGGCTTTTGACATACTTGGCCTTGTCAGCCTCCAGCCGCTCCACCGCACTGACGGAGCGACCCCTACCGCCACTGTCCATCTGCCTCCGGAGGTACTCTGGCCCCTTGTTTAGGAGCCTCAGAGGAGAGGGTGAACCGATGGGTGTAAGTGGCTTCATTCTGAGCCCATCTGGATAAAGACATCAAAGCAAAATTGGTCCAATCTGGTGCAAAGGGAAGACCAACACGGGACACCAATCTCCCTGTCCACACGGGGACGAGTCCCTTAGTGGCTTTCAGCTGCAAAGAGCATCAACATCATTCCTTTTCAATCCCAGCCCAGTCTGAAATAAACCACGAGCtcttgagaaaataaaaatcccaCTTAATTGTAACACAGCACCCTGTGTTCTCACTGGGTCGAAACACAACAGTCGGAAATCTGTTTTAGGAGCGCAACAAGAGTGCCAATTCAGATGACCACAATGGCAGAGCGGGCTTGGCTAAAATTAGTCTCTTTGTTGGGCGCTTGAGCAGCCATATAAATTGATATCTTTATCCAGTAGTTATAGAGGCACTCTGATAATTGGGTGGGGAAATCCTTTTTCCCTCTTCCAGATGGGTTTGTAAATGAGATGCTGCTtcccacaaaataaataacaaaactcCCAGAATAGAAGGAAGATTTCAGTTGcagttattacattttttttttttagcttcaCATTTCCGTTGATCTTTTTGTGGATATTTTCTCCAGCCTTGAAAGAATGGCCTCAATAAAGTACCACCTCTTGATCCTTGGCTTTAACTCCTAATAAGCTCCTTTTTGTGAAACCACTTCCCGGACAATGTGGAGTTCCACTCTTGAACTGTATTCAGATCCCGAAGGAATGCGCCTCTTCCAAATGTGACCCGATCTCAGTCATGTCTctgaggagaaaaacaaaacaaaacaataggtTTAGAGACGACCTTCCCTCaggttatttgtttttaaaaagagaaacatGGGCAAAGGTGAGAGAGCTCTTTAGCCCCCATGCCTATCACTGCAAATCGCATTCTCACATTTGGCAAGTAGTCATATCTGGGGTACCATCAGTCAAAAGTAATTGAAAAATTGCTAGTTATTTTCCTTTGCAATTACACTATTAGTATCTGGTTGCTCCCCACAGAGCTTTCTTTGGCACATGTGTCCTGTACTATGAATAGACTGTTTTTATATACCACACAGAAAAATGTGCTGCACAATTTCTGAAAGCACCTCCAAAGAATACAGGTGCTAATGAATAtcagaatagaaaataaatctttAGTTTAATGGACTACATTGAAAAGTCGTGATTTTTCTTGCCATATTAGTCTTTCAAAAACAGAATACTTCACATTTTTATAATCTAATTTTAAAGGAGTTCCCCAACAGTTATCATTGAATGCTTTTAAATGACGTGGAGTAAGACAAAACCTTACAGTCTACGCAACACCAGGATAATCTGTGAGTGTGATACAAATGCCGCAATGTGGGACACTGGGCTGTTGTTTTTACCAAGTTTCTGAGcacttgcattttaaaatgtcagactgaataatatatacattgatcaatatttaaaaagccATAAATCcgtgtggggaggggggtggggataCACAAATTAAGTTGAACACGGCTTTTTAGtttcaaaagaagaaaaaaaaagaccctTATAAAAGATGAATGAGACTGATGCTTATGGGAAAAACAGGAAAGACCTAAAAAAAAGTCAATGGAGAAACTTGTAATTACAGATCGAGTGTTATTTTCAGATACAAACAGTGGAGGTGGTGAGGGCTTATATCATGGAGTAGACGTAGTAAAGCCAGGCTGGCGCAGAAATAGTCAAGAGTATTTATAGCGGGAGAATGTCCCCGCTCgattattgtgtgtcagtgtgtcagcgcACAGCAATAAATGAGAGCCGAGCAGATAAAAGAGATGTTAGTTGTTTGGGAGATTAGCGGCGCATTGTGAGCCAGATCTAGCAGAGCTGAAAGGGAAAACGAATAGCTGTGTTGTTGAGTTGGGAAAGAACCAAAGGTgcttttttaaactgtattatACTTAAAAATTCAATCTGGCACAAAGTTCCCCCAGCATTCATACAGTTTCAACCAATTCTtcagcattgttttttttttgggtgggggAGAAACCTTCAGTTTATCGCTTCAATAAGTCTGAAAGGTCACAAAACAAATCTTACTCGTGAAAAATACTTTTTCTCTGGATGCACTGGGATTGTGGCGCTTTTATAGTTATTGGTCATTGTAATGTATTATATGTGTTGTATTATTAGACTATTTAGGAAACGCAAAGACAATAACCATTTAACTccagttatttttttaacaactgTTTGCCTCTTTTTGAAAGCAGTTATGAATATTGTCTTGACAACCAGTTTAATGTTTTTTCATAAAGTTCTCCCTAAAAGGTTTTTAAACACATCTTTTATATTTATAAGCTTTTTCCTTGCCATCACAAAGCAACACcccacaacaacaataaaaagtatTACGCATTGACATCAAGAATACATCTTTACTTAATTTGTTTCCATAATCCCTGACCTGTTCTTTCACAGACCCGGATATGTAACTGGGACCCACGTGAAAAAACGATGACATTTTTATGcccttaattaaaattaaacaaaacaatatttgcTCACATAAAAATAAGACTACAGTTAAAGCATTGATGAGGAAACTGTTGTTCCTCTGTGAACGTAATATATATCTTAAGTGAGATTATATTTCACTGCATGGCTGTGACTGCAGCAATGAAAAAGCGTTTAGTATAAAATATAAACGGTGTAATGAACGCACAATAAACAGACACCTGAGACACTGAGAGGCAGGCATTACTACAATGCACTACACTGAAATAATCAGGTTTATTTCTCCCAGCTACCTGAAACACAGATCAGTAAACCTAGGTGAAAATATTCTGGTTCATAGTGATGCTATTCACATTCACTAAAGTTTACACTCCGTTTCGgattgaactgcaaatagcaGACGCAtgccacaaaaataaatagaaatgacCAAAGGGAAGGACCACACATATACTTAACGTGTCACTGAAATTATATGTTTTGCACACGTGTGTTGCTTTAGTTGCAAGATGACCTCATATAACGAAGCCTCGCGGAAATCAACATTAAAAACCTATATTTACTATGAAAAATGTACACGTGCTCCCGGAAATACTTTGGATGTTTGTTCCTCAGCTGTTGTTAGAGGATAAAGGATTTACTGAAACATGCAGAGGACTGGTGACTCGGTGCAGTAGGACCCTTGCCTGGCCTTGCAGTTGACGGTGCGAATGACAGAGAAGCACACAACTTGAAATGCTATATTTAGGCACTTCCGCTCGCCGATGAGACCGGTATTATCATCATTGACTGgggaaaaccaaaacaaattctAGTAAACACCTTAAGTGgccaacattttttattttttgtaatgattgGGGAAATTCCAGCAGAAAATCTGAAGAGGCCCAGCATTAGAAATATTGTGCCAAATATATTTGTTGGGCGTTTTGTAGGCCTTGCTTGGACAGGATGCAAGGTAGGTGTAGAGGAAgtagaaggggaaaaaaagtaaaGTCAGACAAACAGTCAGCGATATCAAGATTGCCCAGGGTGTCCGGGATACGGTtgtggaaagaaaaatacagacGGCAGCCAACAAAATGCCTACAACCTCCAACATGAAAGAACTAGATTTTAGTACCAGCATTAGGCAGTCTGATCCCTTTCAACTACCAGCcacttttaattttcttttataaTGAGTCCAGTAATGGATGGAAACGCTCGACACAGGTTCCAGCTGCTTTTGAGAGGATGCTGGGAAATGGCGCCATGAGGTGAAGCTTCCGGGAAAGACCGTCCGACAGGTGCTTCTGGAGTTAACACCCAGACTGATGTGTAACAGCCATTTATGTCCTGAGAGGCAGTAACACCCCTGCCTTGGAGAATTAAGACTCCATATTCGATTATAATGAATCATTCAAACAATGTGACCATGGTGATATACTGGCTCAATAAgttgtttattaattttgctTTGTAAAAAGACAGATCTTACTTCCTGAGAATTAGATCTTTTTTATAATTGTGCAAGTCTAGCACAAgcattcttgtttgttttcatgttgaatttaaaatgtatgtagcaATACCTCAGCCCGGCCTGCTGAGCTCTTTCAACAGCTTgatatttttaagtttttggAAGACTAAGTAAATACAAACGATTAGGCATAAAACTTAAAACTTCAAGATGCATGTTTGAAGTGAAGTAGTCGGCTAAGAATAGCTTTTACATTTCACCAGCTTTCTTGCTAAACCGATTATTGCCAACAAAAAGCAAGAGTCCTACTACTACACTACTCTGCTGCTATTATGTATATTCCAGTCAGAAAATAAAGCTCTTTATATCATTTATACTTTGCATTTTTACTTCTACAGCCTAATCAGTTTTAGGAATAATTCTTATGAAGAACAGAAACAACTAATAGTACCAAACCTTTCAATTTCCTGCTGCTTTCCAAGGTTGTTAGCAGCCCTGAGAATGTATCTATGAATTAATAGGAATACTGCTGTCAATCCCAGGGTGGGACATTAAAATGACATATTCTGTCATGCCATGAGACGTGAAAAGCAAaacatgaaatatgcagttgctcGTTCAAAAGTTTTCTCGTTGAGCACACGAACGCTGACACGTTAGACCAAACAGAGATGGGAAAAAATCATGTCTTTCTGACTCCGTAAGTGTCTTCATAGCTCTTTAAAACATAGCTCTGAAATTATACTGCCAAGCAGGTCAATAACTCTACCTGCGATTTACTTTATTACATGGAAACACGACCTTGTATAATCGAAAGCTGCTAAGCCCCAAGCCAGACATTTCTATGCTTTGGTAATATCAATACAGCACAGTTTCTGTCAGCtaataaaaacatgcattagGAGAACACCAGTCTGCATGTGTTCCCGTCTCTAATGCAACTGATCATAGATATTTTATGTAACTCTTAGATATATGTATATGACCATTCAGTTGTTAATGCAATCTGTTCCTAAGCCTCAGTCTGTCTGAAAGTTTTCATGCTGCAAACCATGCTCTTGTAATTGGGGACTGAGTACGAGATCACAATTACAAAGGAGTCCCAGATGTTCTGTGTTTAATGTGCACCTCCGGTCAacactggggaaaaaaacagaaacagcagCTCCTTTTCATCAAAGCTGGGACCTGGGCTCAGTTGGAGGGCAGCGCTGAAGGGTCAtttgaggaaaaaaacacaaatgtttccCAATCACAAAAGGACTGTCATTTACATAAGCTAAGGCCTGGAGAATGTTTGTGCATTTGACAGCCTGGGGAAAGACCCAGATTGTTTGCATTTGGGACTTGGATTctttaagataaaataaaaataaaaagatgatcATGAAGattaaagtgaaattaaaaatggCCAAATGAAAAAGCATCATTTATCAGTCACATGAAATAATGCATCTCTTTCCCGCAGACTGAATTGTTTGATTAGAGCTACTAACAGCCAATTAAATGATTAAGGtgcttcattattttattttatatttgtgaaATCGGTTTAACTAATCCAGAGAACAGCCTTGAAGCTCGGTCACGTGGTCCTTTGACCCGCCGAACAGCTTGTCTCCCTTGCTCTTTAAAGAGCCATTTGTTGAGTGCTGATGCGCCAAGACAAAAAACATCTGGTTCCCCTTATATTATAGCCTGTTCACACTGGGAGCAGCCGGCCCAGTGCCTGCAGCAGTAAGACAGCTTCACGGCATGGTCTCTAATGAAAGCAGGGCAGATAAGAGGGGAGAACAGGGTAATTGCTACTTAAAAAAGAAGGTCTTCCATGCATTACTGTTGGGAAGGAATTAGGACAGGTTTTATAGGATGCTGTAAAAACTGCTGAGTATAGTGCCCTACTAATTCGCCTCATTAGAGTCAATGAATGCTATTGTTTTTGGTGTATTTTATGTAAAGGCATTTCTGGGGAAAGGGGTTCTAGTCCACCTTGGGGAAAAAACCCTTttcctataaaaaaaaaaaacattaacagaCTTCGTGATGGCAAAGAAACCCTGCGTTGGAGAAGGGAGACTTTAATCCAAGTTTATAGTTTAACAGATCATTTAATATCTTGTACACAGAAGCTGCCCACTTGAAAAGCTGTAGGTCACTCACAATGGACAACCCCCTCTCTGGAAATAAGAGAGGGCCCAGACATCACAATTCATTCGTTTacctaagaaaacaaaaaacggcACCTCAGAGAAAACCCCTTCCCTTCTTAATTGAGACAAACTGGGCCATGAATCTAGCAACTATTGTACGGGCCTGAGTGCTATTAGTCTGCTAATGTGTGGCCTATTCTCTCATTGTGCCGGGACAGAGGGCACCAGCAGGTCACCGCAGACAACTTCAAGAGACAGAAAGGCAGACACATTAAGAGATGGGCACTTAACACGAGAATAGCGCTCTTTTGTCATTCAAAAGTTAGTGATTTTAAAATGCGAGAGAGACGGTGCTTTGAAGGCAACTGGTCCATTTATCCACAGCCCTCTGAGCATGTGCCCATCAGAAGCCACGCCGAGTGAAAATCACAGTTTGCACATCGCTCTGAATGGTGAAGTAATGAAGGACTAATTACCAAGAAGCTGGCACTCAGATAAGGGTTACACATGAAGGTGCCAGCAGACAACACCGTTAGCAAACTTCGTCTTCTGCTACTCGGGGAAAGACTTTGCTCATCTGTGAATGAACTAgctgatataaatatatagacttGTTAGACCCTGGCAActcacataaatatatatctacAAATATATCTGAAAGATGAATGATGTTCATATACTAGTGGATAGCACAAGACAATGCCTGATATTAACTAATGCTTtgcacaaaaaatgtataagaaaGGAGAGTCTGTAATGTTTGGAGGAAATTCCTGTGTCCATGTGGCTGTATCACCTGATTGGTGGACAGTATTAATTCATAGGTGTAGCTCAGTGCACATGAACCAGCTACGTCAATGTGTCTTTCGTGCATATTAAATTATAGATGTCTTCCCTGTAAATGCGGTATTTCAGATTCCATTCCTTGGTGCTGGCTTGGAGATGTGAGTTCGAAAGCTTTCTCGACTGCCGTTCATTTTCAGGCACCACAGCACACGCATCGTGCTTCTCGGCTTTTTCACGGCTCTGGTGTCCTCATACAGTACGC
This is a stretch of genomic DNA from Amia ocellicauda isolate fAmiCal2 chromosome 11, fAmiCal2.hap1, whole genome shotgun sequence. It encodes these proteins:
- the fam110d gene encoding protein FAM110C; its protein translation is MKPLTPIGSPSPLRLLNKGPEYLRRQMDSGGRGRSVSAVERLEADKAKYVKSQQVMNTKQEPVLVPCTTPPPQPRRPLTVPCASVPLPPRRPLTVPYSAPPALMTRPFNLRHEKEDASQDPEGKKENQNVEEEESNRNNAKNTPTTPPTPPNNPVLRRSGGSGKRMLRPDSLVIYRQKRECKTSGGSETKGYSFVRRLFQGSMREKTGGMEIPPKMIINEEKTPPKEEESRMSWANEREIPNAEREERVPKGLPETEGEAFVVPKSPQTLERTRRNGTVLVETGQPAILRHKGLQRSKSDLWLRYSLALSEKERFFNYCGLDLEMVDRLGLENFFTTSSDTVSVILRSVSAGGSEASEFSRHSGEGLFEEELTEQVPSVVSVIERNARVIKWLYGCKNAKDTPKESTV